From the Manihot esculenta cultivar AM560-2 chromosome 3, M.esculenta_v8, whole genome shotgun sequence genome, one window contains:
- the LOC110610766 gene encoding eukaryotic translation initiation factor, with amino-acid sequence MATETATEGSATEATATGVEKPLQHKLERKWTFWFDNQSKPKQGAAWGSSLRKVYTFDTVEEFWCLYDQIFKPSKLPGNADFHLFKAGVEPKWEDPECANGGKWSVTCGRKAILDTIWLETLMALIGEQFDEADEICGVVASVRQRQDKLALWTKTATNEAAQMSIGKKWKEIIDVTEKITYSFHDDSRRERSVKGRYNV; translated from the exons ATGGCAACCGAAACAGCAACAGAAGGAAGCGCCACGGAGGCCACAGCTACCGGTGTTGAGAAGCCGCTGCAGCACAAGCTAGAGAGGAAATGGACCTTCTGGTTCGATAATCAATCCAAGCCCAAACAAGGCGCCGCCTGGGGCAGCTCTCTCCGCAAGGTCTACACCTTTGACACCGTTGAAGAATTTTGGtg TTTGTACGATCAAATATTCAAGCCCAGCAAATTGCCTGGCAATGCTGATTTCCACTTATTTAAAGCTGGAGTTGAACCCAAATGGGAAGATCCTGAGTGTGCTAATGGAGGGAAATGGTCTGTTACTTGTGGCAGGAAGGCTATCCTTGATACTATTTGGCTAGAGACT TTGATGGCTTTGATTGGGGAACAGTTTGATGAGGCCGATGAGATTTGTGGTGTGGTTGCAAGTGTGCGCCAAAGGCAGGATAAACTTGCATTATGGACGAAAACAGCAACAAATGAGGCTGCACAG ATGAGCATTGGCAAGAAGTGGAAAGAGATCATTGATGTCACTGAAAAGATCACTTACAGCTTCCat GATGATTCTAGAAGAGAAAGATCTGTCAAAGGCCGATACAATGTATAA
- the LOC110610768 gene encoding protein PROTON GRADIENT REGULATION 5, chloroplastic: MATSISATGFKGGFGTTSSFMVGEDYGMLAKSVPKHVRVAKPVRMAPMMKNVNEGKGLFAPIVVVTRNIIGKKRFNQLRGKAIALHSQVITEFCKSIGADSKQRQGLIRLAKKNGERLGFLA; encoded by the exons ATGGCAACTTCAATTTCAGCAACTGGGTTTAAAGGAGGTTTTGGTACTACTTCTTCATTTATGGTTGGTGAAGACTATGGCATGTTGGCTAAGTCAGTGCCAAAACATGTAAGGGTTGCAAAGCCTGTAAGAATGGCTCCCATGATGAAGAACGTCAATGAAGGGAAGGGTCTTTTTGCACCTATTGTTGTTGTCACTCGCAATATAATTGGCAAGAAAAGGTTTAACCAGCTTAGAGGCAAAGCAATTGCCCTACACTCGCAG GTGATTACTGAATTCTGCAAATCAATAGGAGCAGACTCGAAACAAAGGCAAGGGCTGATCAGGTTAGCGAAGAAGAATGGAGAAAGACTTGGGTTCCTGGCTTGA
- the LOC110612215 gene encoding probable metal-nicotianamine transporter YSL6: MANESTAVADTLLPLIPVSPNLKISESYPQWKDQITFRGLAVSALLGTVFCILVHRLSLATGMVPTLNIAAALLGFFIIKLWTVILTKFGFSSAPFTRQENTIIQTCIVACYGLATSGGFGTYLLAMDERIYQLIGVGYSGNRPEDVKNPGLGWMIGFLFVVSFLGIFSLVALRKVMIIDYKLTYPSGTATAMLINSFHTSTGSQLAEKQVSFLGRYLTLSFCWSCFKWFFSGFEDTCGFDHFPSFGLTLFDRSFYFDFSLSFVGCGLICPRIVNCSILLGAIIFQGILLPFISKYSGDWYPADLHSGDLKGLGGYKVLLSISLILGDGLYNLIKIIAITLKKIHNGTAQDDLPIYENSKQNMEDELRKEIFLKEKIPFWNAAGGFIIVAAVSAVTLPIIFPPLKWYVVLISCIIAPILAFCNSYGTGLTDMSMLSTYGKIGIFVIASFVGSNGGVIAGLAACGVIVTSASTAADLMQDLRTGYLTVSSPKAMFVSQLAGTAIGCVVAPLTFWLFWTAFDVGSPHGPYSAPYAILFRQMAILGIEGFSELPKYSLCIFCSFFILALVMNILRDATPLKIFRYIPIPVAMSIPIFVGANFAIDMFVGTLIAYFWERRNKKDSEDYAGAVASGLICGDGLWTIPSAILSIFRINPPICVAFRPSLGS, from the coding sequence ATGGCAAATGAGAGTACTGCTGTGGCTGATACATTGTTGCCCTTAATTCCTGTATCCCCAAATTTGAAGATATCTGAGAGCTACCCTCAGTGGAAAGATCAGATCACATTTAGAGGATTGGCTGTGAGTGCTCTGCTGGGGACTGTGTTCTGCATCTTGGTGCATAGGCTCAGCCTAGCAACTGGGATGGTTCCTACTCTGAATATAGCTGCTGCATTGCTTGgttttttcattattaaattgTGGACTGTTATTCTAACCAAGTTCGGTTTTTCTAGTGCCCCCTTCACTAGACAAGAGAACACTATTATCCAAACTTGTATTGTTGCTTGCTATGGCCTTGCCACTAGTGGCGGATTTGGCACATATTTGCTTGCCATGGATGAGAGAATATATCAACTAATAGGTGTTGGTTACTCTGGTAATCGACCGGAGGACGTTAAGAATCCAGGTCTGGGATGGATGATTGGTTTCTTATTTGTTGTAAGTTTTCTTGGGATTTTTAGTCTTGTTGCGCTACGCAAAGTTATGATCATAGATTATAAGCTTACTTATCCTAGTGGAACTGCTACAGCAATGTTGATCAATAGCTTTCACACGAGTACAGGATCACAACTTGCAGAGAAACAAGTGAGTTTTCTAGGCAGATATTTGACTTTGAGTTTCTGTTGGAGCTGCTTCAAGTGGTTCTTCAGTGGTTTTGAGGATACATGTGGATTTGATCATTTCCCAAGCTTTGGCTTGACACTTTTCGATCGTTCATTCTATTTCGACTTCAGCCTTAGTTTTGTTGGATGTGGTCTCATCTGTCCTCGCATAGTAAACTGCTCTATTCTTTTAGGTGCAATCATATTTCAGGGAATTCTATTACCATTCATTTCCAAGTATTCTGGAGATTGGTATCCTGCTGATCTCCATAGTGGTGATCTTAAAGGTCTGGGTGGATACAAGGTTCTCCTGTCGATTTCACTTATTCTCGGGGATGGCCTGTACAATTTGATCAAGATAATAGCAATTACTCTGAAGAAAATTCACAATGGCACTGCGCAGGATGACCTTCCTATCTATGAGAACTCTAAACAAAATATGGAAGATGAGCTAAGAAAAGAGATATTCCTCAAAGAGAAAATTCCCTTTTGGAATGCAGCTGGTGGATTCATAATTGTGGCTGCAGTTTCAGCAGTGACATTACCAATCATCTTTCCACCACTTAAGTGGTATGTAGTTCTCATCTCCTGCATAATAGCACCCATCCTTGCTTTCTGCAACTCCTATGGCACTGGGCTCACTGACATGAGCATGCTCTCCACCTATGGAAAAATCGGCATCTTCGTCATTGCTTCTTTTGTTGGAAGCAATGGCGGAGTAATAGCTGGATTGGCAGCCTGTGGTGTAATTGTAACCAGTGCCTCAACTGCAGCTGATCTCATGCAAGATCTCAGGACAGGTTATCTTACTGTGTCTTCTCCAAAGGCTATGTTTGTGAGTCAATTAGCAGGCACAGCAATTGGTTGTGTTGTTGCCCCATTAACCTTCTGGTTGTTTTGGACAGCTTTTGATGTTGGCTCCCCTCATGGACCTTACAGTGCTCCATATGCAATTCTATTCAGACAAATGGCCATCCTTGGAATTGAGGGATTCTCTGAGCTGCCTAAATACTCCCTATGTATATTCTGCAGTTTCTTTATCTTGGCTCTGGTTATGAACATTCTGAGAGATGCAACTCCCTTGAAAATATTCAGATATATTCCAATTCCAGTGGCAATGTCCATCCCAATTTTTGTAGGAGCTAACTTTGCCATTGACATGTTTGTTGGGACATTGATAGCATATTTCTGGGAAAGAAGAAATAAGAAGGATTCAGAGGATTATGCAGGCGCAGTTGCTTCTGGGTTGATATGTGGTGATGGACTGTGGACAATTCCATCAGCTATCCTCTCAATTTTCAGGATCAATCCACCTATTTGCGTGGCTTTTAGGCCTTCTTTGGGTAGCTGA